The following coding sequences are from one Candidatus Micrarchaeia archaeon window:
- a CDS encoding helix-turn-helix domain-containing protein, which produces MNSPDRLLHPNEVARRLGVSRTTPYHWFWEGKLKGVKLGEEPQAPVRIYESSVKERENLFADEHEGLCESDRRLCLVAYARMQVAWG; this is translated from the coding sequence TTGAACTCCCCTGACCGCCTCCTGCATCCTAACGAGGTGGCCCGTAGGCTCGGGGTGAGCCGGACCACTCCCTATCACTGGTTCTGGGAAGGCAAGCTCAAGGGCGTGAAGTTAGGGGAAGAACCGCAAGCCCCGGTGAGGATCTACGAATCATCCGTCAAAGAGCGGGAAAACCTCTTTGCCGATGAGCATGAGGGCCTTTGCGAGAGCGACCGGCGTCTATGCCTTGTCGCTTACGCGAGGATGCAAGTCGCCTGGGGGTGA